One genomic window of Pieris rapae chromosome 15, ilPieRapa1.1, whole genome shotgun sequence includes the following:
- the LOC110999955 gene encoding paired amphipathic helix protein Sin3a isoform X6, whose product MMKRTGPRLGPDEPTPMSQSPAQIQQAGASNMHTLAQSAQPQMLGATTMLSVSNAFNRGPPRAAGPQVINYLKANTVQYAPPPKQQPQVPPRLKLVTQPATLSMGGRQSPGVGGVPGAPAGASFQRLKVEDALSYLDQVKYRFNTQPQVYNDFLDIMKEFKSQTIDTPGVITRVSNLFKGHPELIVGFNTFLPPGYKIEVQSNGQVSVSMPSPTGVGVLPPVPGANVTNVPTGPHTPHGPVPSSGQVLLGVHHAPAQPQLVHILPVQQSVSQVVHNLSVAPSAANTLHHISQAHQQIEAAAIHHTSGGATNTSVHSAAGQQPVEFNHAIEYVNKIKSRFSRQPDKYKRFLEILHAYQRGHRDVKEPQAKQQTEQEVYSQVAKLFENQEDLLAEFGQFLPDAKAVTKPPHCPPHNRTPPPPSRVEPEPERFTSAAAASPPLAQHTIHHQQVPKHTSTSNVAAAPPQHHHLKRSPSFSSSTPLASGAPPAKKPRASVPGATPSTPPTSLRDVSYAEAAKLATAHEYNFFDRARKALRSQQVYENFLRCILLFTNEIISSSELICVVSPFLCRHPELQKWLQDFLGPISPPHTPTAPSSGYNNTSGTSTLLGYERSRLGSESKARVEPLVPIHTALPLTATLRHDRPPTDNNMELDLSTCKRLGTSYCALPREAAARRCSGRTALCKEVLNDTWVSIPTWSEDSTFVTSRKTQYEEYIYRCEDERFELDVVIETNAATIRVLEGVQKKLSRMTSEEAAKYRLDDCLGGHSPTIHQRALKRIYGDKAVDIIAGLKKNPVVAVPVVLRRLKAKEEEWREAQKGFNKQWREQNEKYYLKSLDHQGINFKQNDLKAMRSKSLFNEVESVYATRRPGPHYIADYNMANRQEAIKIVRDAAELLIHHARRQTAIQKAEKRRIKQLLRQFLPDLFAHPRQPLSDDERDDEKEEATSPGSPGQHDEKITKQEKQESSESDNASEKSTRHNKIDKENKPKNNNNTETKDCLIKRGICNEETVKDIKNEMDIDDFRDYPPNEGRFVCTSSWYLFLRLHAILCSRLSGARRAALALAEAEAVGANARPPSVAAALRLKPHNLPSEVSSPAEYYNTLLELVKGVLDGNTEASAYEDAAREMFGIKAYPAYTLDKVVSTAVRQLQHCVSESWSVRAAELAARGGMRGPLSYVYKAAKYLRPEHTTFLVKVYGGDECKVTFELLEPAGEGRTSPQLNNDGSRLSPTNQCGRENGPSSVTAAAAWSRYTERFARPDTSARYHKPVFLRRNARKNGGGELIATSSTGLRHQPPTVRRRKPLRLHDHSECTISNPIRFVACRPHQLYRAGCLSSARASQQRLSATRRERFRAWLASTQRPT is encoded by the exons CGCCCAGGCTCAAG CTGGTAACCCAACCCGCAACTTTGAGCATGGGCGGGCGCCAGTCCCCTGGCGTGGGCGGCGTGCCGGGAGCTCCAGCGGGTGCTAGCTTCCAACGCCTGAAGGTAGAGGACGCTTTGTCGTATCTCGACCAAGTGAAATACAGGTTTAACACTCAGCCGCAGGTCTACAACGACTTTTTGGACATTATGAAGGAGTTTAAGAGCCAGAC TATAGACACACCAGGGGTTATTACCCGGGTATCGAACCTGTTCAAGGGACACCCAGAGCTGATTGTCGGGTTTAACACATTTCTGCCACCGGGTTACAAGATTGAGGTGCAGAGTAATGGCCAG GTTTCGGTGTCTATGCCTTCTCCCACGGGCGTGGGAGTCTTGCCACCAGTCCCAGGGGCTAACGTTACGAATGTCCCAACCGGGCCTCACACACCCCATGGCCCAGTGCCCAGTTCCGGGCAAGTGTTATTGGGAGTACACCATGCACCGGCGCAGCCTCAGCTAGTTCATATATTACCAGTGCAACA GTCGGTGAGCCAAGTGGTGCATAATCTGTCTGTGGCACCGAGTGCTGCGAACACATTGCACCATATATCTCAAGCTCATCAACAGATTGAGGCAGCTGCTATTCATCATACAAGtg GTGGTGCTACAAACACGAGCGTACACTCGGCCGCCGGACAACAACCTGTGGAGTTCAACCACGCTATcgaatatgttaataaaattaag TCCCGTTTCTCCCGTCAACCGGACAAATACAAACGATTCCTGGAGATACTCCATGCTTATCAGCGAGGTCATCGCGACGTGAAAGAGCCCCAGGCCAAACAGCAGACTGAGCAAGAAGTTTATTCCCAG GTTGCAAAATTGTTCGAGAACCAAGAAGACCTGTTGGCGGAGTTCGGGCAGTTCCTGCCTGACGCCAAAGCCGTCACGAAGCCGCCTCATTGCCCCCCGCATAATAGGACACCGCCGCCACCC TCTCGAGTGGAACCCGAACCTGAGAGATTCACAAGTGCCGCGGCTGCATCGCCACCACTTGCGCAACATACAATACACCATCAACAG GTTCCCAAACATACCAGCACAAGTAATGTGGCAGCTGCACCCCCTCAGCATCATCATCTCAAGAGATCACCGAGCTTCTCATCATCTACTCCACTTG CTTCCGGAGCCCCGCCAGCCAAGAAACCCCGGGCTTCGGTACCTGGGGCTACGCCCTCAACTCCCCCTACGAGCCTTCGCGATGTCTCCTACGCAGAGGCAGCTAAACTGGCAACTGCGCACGAGTATAACTTCTTCGATCGCGCGAGAAAGGCCCTCAGGTCGCAGCAAGTGTATGAGAATTTTTTGAG gtGCATCCTTCTCTTCACAAACGAGATTATATCATCATCGGAGTTGATCTGTGTGGTTTCTCCATTCCTCTGCCGCCATCCTGAGTTACAGAAATGGCTACAGGACTTCCTCGGACCCATTTCACCGCCCCATACCCCAACGGCGCCTAGTTCAG GGTACAACAATACAAGCGGTACATCAACTCTCCTAGGTTACGAGAGGTCCCGTCTGGGCTCCGAAAGCAAAGCCCGAGTGGAGCCACTCGTGCCTATACACACCGCTTTGCCACTCACAGCTACATTACGCCATGATCGACCTCCTACCGATAATAATATGGAGCTTG atctATCTACATGTAAACGGCTGGGTACATCCTATTGCGCTCTGCCAAGAGAGGCCGCAGCTAGGCGATGCTCTGGAAGGACGGCCTTATGTAAAGag GTGTTAAATGATACTTGGGTATCAATTCCTACTTGGAGTGAAGATTCAACGTTTGTCACATCTCGAAAGACCCAATATGAAGAGTATATCTATAGATGTGAAGATGAGAGGTTTGAG CTGGATGTGGTGATAGAAACGAACGCGGCCACCATACGTGTCCTGGAGGGTGTTCAGAAAAAGTTGTCCCGCATGACGTCCGAAGAAGCCGCCAAGTACCGCCTGGACGACTGCCTGGGAGGCCACTCGCCGACCATCCACCAGAGGGCGCTGAAGCGGATTTACGGTGATAAG GCGGTGGACATAATTGCCGGTTTGAAGAAAAACCCAGTTGTGGCCGTACCAGTTGTATTGAGACGGCTCAAAGCCAAGGAGGAGGAATGGAGAGAGGCGCaaaag ggCTTCAACAAGCAATGGCGGGAACAAAACGAGAAATATTATCTCAAATCGCTCGATCATCAAGGGATCAATTTCAAACAGAACGATTTAAAGGCCATGAGATCGAAATCCCTCTTTAACGAAGTGGAGAGCGTGTACGCGACGAGAAGACCCGGGCCGCATTATATAGCCGATTATAACATGGCTAATAGACAAGAAG CTATAAAAATAGTCCGTGACGCCGCTGAGCTGCTAATCCACCACGCCAGAAGGCAGACGGCGATACAGAAGGCGGAAAAGCGACGCATCAAGCAACTCTTGAGACAGTTTCTGCCCGATTTGTTTGCTCATCCGAGGCAACCACTGTCAGATGACGAGAGAGATGATG aaaaagaagaagcCACAAGTCCTGGCAGCCCTGGGCAACATGATGAGAAGATTACAAAACAGGAGAAACAAGAG tCATCAGAATCTGACAACGCGTCCGAAAAGAGTACGAGGCATAATAAGATTGATAAGGAAAATAAACCCAAGAACAACAATAATACAGAAACAAAAG attGTCTCATAAAACGTGGCATTTGCAATGAAGAGACTgtcaaagatataaaaaatgaaatggaCATCGATGACTTCAGAGATTATCCACCCAAT GAGGGCCGTTTCGTATGCACATCGTCGTGGTACCTGTTCCTTCGGCTCCACGCCATCTTGTGTTCTCGCTTGTCCGGGGCCCGACGAGCTGCCCTCGCCTTGGCAGAGGCTGAGGCGGTGGGAGCCAACGCACGACCTCCCAGCGTAGCGGCTGCGCTACGACTGAAACCGCACA ACTTACCATCCGAGGTGTCATCCCCAGCGGAGTATTACAACACATTACTAGAACTGGTAAAGGGTGTGTTAGATGGCAACACTGAGGCATCCGCGTACGAGGACGCGGCGAGGGAAATGTTTGGCATCAAGGCCTATCCTGCCTATACACTGGATAAAGTGGTTTCAACTGCTGTTAGACAG CTCCAACATTGCGTATCAGAGAGTTGGTCAGTTCGTGCTGCAGAACTGGCAGCGCGAGGAGGAATGCGAGGACCTCTCTCCTACGTCTATAAGGCTGCTAAATATCTACGACCGGAACATACAACCTTCCTTGTTAAAGTG TATGGCGGCGACGAGTGTAAAGTGACTTTCGAGTTGTTAGAGCCGGCGGGTGAAGGGAGAACGTCACCGCAGCTGAATAACGACGGAAGTCGACTGTCACCCACTAATCAG TGCGGTCGCGAAAACGGCCCATCCTCTGTAACGGCGGCGGCTGCCTGGTCCCGATACACGGAGCGCTTCGCTCGCCCCGACACGTCCGCCCGCTACCACAAGCCCGTGTTTCTGAGGCGAAACGCCCGGAAGAACGGCGGTGGGGAGCTCATCGCCACCTCCAGTACGGGGCTCCGGCATCAGCCGCCCACCGTTAGGCGGAGGAAGCCGTTGCGCCTTCACGACCACTCGGAGTGTACTATTTCTAATCCTATACG tttcgtCGCGTGTCGTCCTCATCAGTTGTATCGCGCGGGATGTCTGTCGAGCGCTCGGGCGTCCCAACAGCGTCTCTCGGCGACGAGAAGAGAAAGGTTCAGAGCCTGGCTTGCCTCCACGCAGAGACCCACTTAA
- the LOC110999955 gene encoding paired amphipathic helix protein Sin3a isoform X1, with the protein MMKRTGPRLGPDEPTPMSQSPAQIQQAGASNMHTLAQSAQPQMLGATTMLSVSNAFNRGPPRAAGPQVINYLKANTVQYAPPPKQQPQVPPRLKLVTQPATLSMGGRQSPGVGGVPGAPAGASFQRLKVEDALSYLDQVKYRFNTQPQVYNDFLDIMKEFKSQTSRYSIDTPGVITRVSNLFKGHPELIVGFNTFLPPGYKIEVQSNGQVSVSMPSPTGVGVLPPVPGANVTNVPTGPHTPHGPVPSSGQVLLGVHHAPAQPQLVHILPVQQSVSQVVHNLSVAPSAANTLHHISQAHQQIEAAAIHHTSGGATNTSVHSAAGQQPVEFNHAIEYVNKIKSRFSRQPDKYKRFLEILHAYQRGHRDVKEPQAKQQTEQEVYSQVAKLFENQEDLLAEFGQFLPDAKAVTKPPHCPPHNRTPPPPSRVEPEPERFTSAAAASPPLAQHTIHHQQVPKHTSTSNVAAAPPQHHHLKRSPSFSSSTPLASGAPPAKKPRASVPGATPSTPPTSLRDVSYAEAAKLATAHEYNFFDRARKALRSQQVYENFLRCILLFTNEIISSSELICVVSPFLCRHPELQKWLQDFLGPISPPHTPTAPSSGYNNTSGTSTLLGYERSRLGSESKARVEPLVPIHTALPLTATLRHDRPPTDNNMELDLSTCKRLGTSYCALPREAAARRCSGRTALCKEVLNDTWVSIPTWSEDSTFVTSRKTQYEEYIYRCEDERFELDVVIETNAATIRVLEGVQKKLSRMTSEEAAKYRLDDCLGGHSPTIHQRALKRIYGDKVAVDIIAGLKKNPVVAVPVVLRRLKAKEEEWREAQKGFNKQWREQNEKYYLKSLDHQGINFKQNDLKAMRSKSLFNEVESVYATRRPGPHYIADYNMANRQEAIKIVRDAAELLIHHARRQTAIQKAEKRRIKQLLRQFLPDLFAHPRQPLSDDERDDEEKEEATSPGSPGQHDEKITKQEKQESSESDNASEKSTRHNKIDKENKPKNNNNTETKDCLIKRGICNEETVKDIKNEMDIDDFRDYPPNEGRFVCTSSWYLFLRLHAILCSRLSGARRAALALAEAEAVGANARPPSVAAALRLKPHNLPSEVSSPAEYYNTLLELVKGVLDGNTEASAYEDAAREMFGIKAYPAYTLDKVVSTAVRQLQHCVSESWSVRAAELAARGGMRGPLSYVYKAAKYLRPEHTTFLVKVYGGDECKVTFELLEPAGEGRTSPQLNNDGSRLSPTNQCGRENGPSSVTAAAAWSRYTERFARPDTSARYHKPVFLRRNARKNGGGELIATSSTGLRHQPPTVRRRKPLRLHDHSECTISNPIRFVACRPHQLYRAGCLSSARASQQRLSATRRERFRAWLASTQRPT; encoded by the exons CGCCCAGGCTCAAG CTGGTAACCCAACCCGCAACTTTGAGCATGGGCGGGCGCCAGTCCCCTGGCGTGGGCGGCGTGCCGGGAGCTCCAGCGGGTGCTAGCTTCCAACGCCTGAAGGTAGAGGACGCTTTGTCGTATCTCGACCAAGTGAAATACAGGTTTAACACTCAGCCGCAGGTCTACAACGACTTTTTGGACATTATGAAGGAGTTTAAGAGCCAGAC ttCTCGTTACAGTATAGACACACCAGGGGTTATTACCCGGGTATCGAACCTGTTCAAGGGACACCCAGAGCTGATTGTCGGGTTTAACACATTTCTGCCACCGGGTTACAAGATTGAGGTGCAGAGTAATGGCCAG GTTTCGGTGTCTATGCCTTCTCCCACGGGCGTGGGAGTCTTGCCACCAGTCCCAGGGGCTAACGTTACGAATGTCCCAACCGGGCCTCACACACCCCATGGCCCAGTGCCCAGTTCCGGGCAAGTGTTATTGGGAGTACACCATGCACCGGCGCAGCCTCAGCTAGTTCATATATTACCAGTGCAACA GTCGGTGAGCCAAGTGGTGCATAATCTGTCTGTGGCACCGAGTGCTGCGAACACATTGCACCATATATCTCAAGCTCATCAACAGATTGAGGCAGCTGCTATTCATCATACAAGtg GTGGTGCTACAAACACGAGCGTACACTCGGCCGCCGGACAACAACCTGTGGAGTTCAACCACGCTATcgaatatgttaataaaattaag TCCCGTTTCTCCCGTCAACCGGACAAATACAAACGATTCCTGGAGATACTCCATGCTTATCAGCGAGGTCATCGCGACGTGAAAGAGCCCCAGGCCAAACAGCAGACTGAGCAAGAAGTTTATTCCCAG GTTGCAAAATTGTTCGAGAACCAAGAAGACCTGTTGGCGGAGTTCGGGCAGTTCCTGCCTGACGCCAAAGCCGTCACGAAGCCGCCTCATTGCCCCCCGCATAATAGGACACCGCCGCCACCC TCTCGAGTGGAACCCGAACCTGAGAGATTCACAAGTGCCGCGGCTGCATCGCCACCACTTGCGCAACATACAATACACCATCAACAG GTTCCCAAACATACCAGCACAAGTAATGTGGCAGCTGCACCCCCTCAGCATCATCATCTCAAGAGATCACCGAGCTTCTCATCATCTACTCCACTTG CTTCCGGAGCCCCGCCAGCCAAGAAACCCCGGGCTTCGGTACCTGGGGCTACGCCCTCAACTCCCCCTACGAGCCTTCGCGATGTCTCCTACGCAGAGGCAGCTAAACTGGCAACTGCGCACGAGTATAACTTCTTCGATCGCGCGAGAAAGGCCCTCAGGTCGCAGCAAGTGTATGAGAATTTTTTGAG gtGCATCCTTCTCTTCACAAACGAGATTATATCATCATCGGAGTTGATCTGTGTGGTTTCTCCATTCCTCTGCCGCCATCCTGAGTTACAGAAATGGCTACAGGACTTCCTCGGACCCATTTCACCGCCCCATACCCCAACGGCGCCTAGTTCAG GGTACAACAATACAAGCGGTACATCAACTCTCCTAGGTTACGAGAGGTCCCGTCTGGGCTCCGAAAGCAAAGCCCGAGTGGAGCCACTCGTGCCTATACACACCGCTTTGCCACTCACAGCTACATTACGCCATGATCGACCTCCTACCGATAATAATATGGAGCTTG atctATCTACATGTAAACGGCTGGGTACATCCTATTGCGCTCTGCCAAGAGAGGCCGCAGCTAGGCGATGCTCTGGAAGGACGGCCTTATGTAAAGag GTGTTAAATGATACTTGGGTATCAATTCCTACTTGGAGTGAAGATTCAACGTTTGTCACATCTCGAAAGACCCAATATGAAGAGTATATCTATAGATGTGAAGATGAGAGGTTTGAG CTGGATGTGGTGATAGAAACGAACGCGGCCACCATACGTGTCCTGGAGGGTGTTCAGAAAAAGTTGTCCCGCATGACGTCCGAAGAAGCCGCCAAGTACCGCCTGGACGACTGCCTGGGAGGCCACTCGCCGACCATCCACCAGAGGGCGCTGAAGCGGATTTACGGTGATAAGGTG GCGGTGGACATAATTGCCGGTTTGAAGAAAAACCCAGTTGTGGCCGTACCAGTTGTATTGAGACGGCTCAAAGCCAAGGAGGAGGAATGGAGAGAGGCGCaaaag ggCTTCAACAAGCAATGGCGGGAACAAAACGAGAAATATTATCTCAAATCGCTCGATCATCAAGGGATCAATTTCAAACAGAACGATTTAAAGGCCATGAGATCGAAATCCCTCTTTAACGAAGTGGAGAGCGTGTACGCGACGAGAAGACCCGGGCCGCATTATATAGCCGATTATAACATGGCTAATAGACAAGAAG CTATAAAAATAGTCCGTGACGCCGCTGAGCTGCTAATCCACCACGCCAGAAGGCAGACGGCGATACAGAAGGCGGAAAAGCGACGCATCAAGCAACTCTTGAGACAGTTTCTGCCCGATTTGTTTGCTCATCCGAGGCAACCACTGTCAGATGACGAGAGAGATGATG aagaaaaagaagaagcCACAAGTCCTGGCAGCCCTGGGCAACATGATGAGAAGATTACAAAACAGGAGAAACAAGAG tCATCAGAATCTGACAACGCGTCCGAAAAGAGTACGAGGCATAATAAGATTGATAAGGAAAATAAACCCAAGAACAACAATAATACAGAAACAAAAG attGTCTCATAAAACGTGGCATTTGCAATGAAGAGACTgtcaaagatataaaaaatgaaatggaCATCGATGACTTCAGAGATTATCCACCCAAT GAGGGCCGTTTCGTATGCACATCGTCGTGGTACCTGTTCCTTCGGCTCCACGCCATCTTGTGTTCTCGCTTGTCCGGGGCCCGACGAGCTGCCCTCGCCTTGGCAGAGGCTGAGGCGGTGGGAGCCAACGCACGACCTCCCAGCGTAGCGGCTGCGCTACGACTGAAACCGCACA ACTTACCATCCGAGGTGTCATCCCCAGCGGAGTATTACAACACATTACTAGAACTGGTAAAGGGTGTGTTAGATGGCAACACTGAGGCATCCGCGTACGAGGACGCGGCGAGGGAAATGTTTGGCATCAAGGCCTATCCTGCCTATACACTGGATAAAGTGGTTTCAACTGCTGTTAGACAG CTCCAACATTGCGTATCAGAGAGTTGGTCAGTTCGTGCTGCAGAACTGGCAGCGCGAGGAGGAATGCGAGGACCTCTCTCCTACGTCTATAAGGCTGCTAAATATCTACGACCGGAACATACAACCTTCCTTGTTAAAGTG TATGGCGGCGACGAGTGTAAAGTGACTTTCGAGTTGTTAGAGCCGGCGGGTGAAGGGAGAACGTCACCGCAGCTGAATAACGACGGAAGTCGACTGTCACCCACTAATCAG TGCGGTCGCGAAAACGGCCCATCCTCTGTAACGGCGGCGGCTGCCTGGTCCCGATACACGGAGCGCTTCGCTCGCCCCGACACGTCCGCCCGCTACCACAAGCCCGTGTTTCTGAGGCGAAACGCCCGGAAGAACGGCGGTGGGGAGCTCATCGCCACCTCCAGTACGGGGCTCCGGCATCAGCCGCCCACCGTTAGGCGGAGGAAGCCGTTGCGCCTTCACGACCACTCGGAGTGTACTATTTCTAATCCTATACG tttcgtCGCGTGTCGTCCTCATCAGTTGTATCGCGCGGGATGTCTGTCGAGCGCTCGGGCGTCCCAACAGCGTCTCTCGGCGACGAGAAGAGAAAGGTTCAGAGCCTGGCTTGCCTCCACGCAGAGACCCACTTAA